Within the Staphylococcus argenteus genome, the region GTGGAACTTGCAGATTATAGATTTACAAAAGATTCAAAAGGATCGTCTATAAAAGATGTTGATGCATTTTTTAAAGATAAAAAAGGTGTAAAAAGGAAAGTGATTGAAACGCATGATGATGTAAAACAAGTTGATTATTGGTATGTAGATCCGGATGGAAAGAAAATCGGTAATTCAAACACACCTGTTTTTTACGCAGAAATTATGACTAAATATAAAGATGGAAAGTTAGTTTATGCATCAGTCGAACCAGGATCTTATGTAATTCATAAAGATGATGCAATTAAATATGACGATTATTCTAAGTTGAAAAAATTAAGTCAACTAACTAAACTTGATCATCCAAAACCAGTTCCATATAGCGTAGCTCAAATCAAATCTTTCGGAGTACCTTTAACAAGCGTTTCATTTATGGCGCATGGATCAAAGAATCCTAAAGATGAAGTGATGCCGACATTGGCATATTTTACTTTTTCTCCAAAAAATTATGAAGACAAGTCTAATCCAGATCCAAAAGTTTTAAATTTAGTAGGTATGGATTTCTTAAATGCATCTAGTGATTTTGGTAACGCACATTTTGTTGTTCTAAGTAAATATATTAAAGAGTACGAATCAAACTATGAAACTTCGTCAGATGATTCTTTAAAATAGTCTTTACTTTGTTGAAAATAAATAGTGTAATATAATAAAAAATTTAAACAATAATCCCGATAAACAATCAGCATTACTGCTTATCATATAGAGTTCGTAAGATCTATAACTCAATGATTCGCAATTAATAAAAGATTGTTATCGGGATTTATTTTCGCTAATTTATAATGTGACATTACCATGTTCATCAGCAGGTTTGAAAACAGTAATCACTGCACTAATAATTGCTAGTATATGCGGGATGACTGTCCAAAAGAATATTAAGTGTAGGAAGCCTTGCATGTTTTTGCCGGCATAAAACTTATGAACACCAAAACTACCTAAGAACAGTGCTAACAAAATATAAATGACTTTATTTACTTGCATTTCTTTCCCTCCATTAGAGTTGCTTTTAATTACATATAATTCCACTTTTATTATACCCGCTTTTAGTTTGAACATTCTAGTTTGAAGATTCCTTAACAAATTGATTTTAGAAATTAGATTTCTCTCATAAAAATTAGGTCTAAACACGTCATATATATTTCGATATTTTCAGTGCGTCAAAGTCATATTTAATCGTATAACAATTTTAATATCGAAAATATTCGTACAATAATGTAAGGTCGCATTTTTAAAATATTTACGTTATAATGGTTTGATGAATTTTATTGAGGAGTAAGAGCTATGGCGATTAAAAAATTAGTACCAGCATCGCATCCTATTTTGACGAAAACAGCACAAGAAGTAACAAAATTTGATAACTCACTTAAATCTTTATTAAATGATTTAGAAGATACAATGTATGCTCGAGAGGCAGCCGGTCTATGCGCACCACAAATTGGTAAGTCTTTCCAAGTTGCAATCATTGATATGGAAATGGAAGGTTTACTACAGCTTATTAATCCAAAAGTCATAAGTCAATCAAATGAAACGATAACAGACTTAGAAGGTTCAATTACATTACCAGATGTTTATGGAGAAGTGACAAGAAGTAAAATGATAGTTGTCGAAAGTTATGACATCAATGGAAACAAAGTTGAACTAACTGCACATGAAGATGTGGCAAGAATGATCTTACATATCATCGATCAAATGAACGGTATTCCTTTTACAGAACGTGCGGATCGAATTTTAACAGATAAAGAAATGGAGGCATATTTTGCACATGACTAAAATTATTTTTATGGGAACACCAGATTTTTCAACAACAGTATTAGAAATGCTTATTTCAGAACATGATGTCATCGCAGTCGTAACTCAGCCAGATAGACCAGTTGGACGTAAACGTGTAATGACACCACCACCAGTTAAAAAAGTTGCAATGAAATATGATTTGCCTGTATATCAGCCGGAAAAACTTAGTGGATCAAAAGAATTAGAACAATTACTTCAGCTAGATGTTGATTTGATTGTTACTGCTGCATTCGGACAACTATTGCCTGAATCATTGCTGTCATTACCAAAGCTTGGCGCAATTAACGTACACGCTTCATTGTTACCGAAGTATAGAGGTGGTGCACCTATTCACCAAGCAATTATTGATGGTGAAAAAGAAACAGGTATAACAATTATGTATATGGTTAAAAAGTTGGATGCGGGTAATATTATTTCGCAACAAGCAATTAAAATAGAAGATAATGATAATGTTGGCACAATGCATGATAAATTAAGTGTATTAGGTGCAGACTTGTTGAAAGAAACATTGCCTTCTATCATTAAAGGAACAAATGATAGTATACCTCAAGAGGATGATCAAGCAACGTTTGCTTCAAATATTAAACGTGAAGACGAGCGAATTAATTGGAAACAACCAGGTAGACAAGTGTTTAATCAAATACGTGGATTATCTCCATGGCCAGTTGCATATACAACAATGGACGATATTAATTTGAAAATATATGATGCGGAGCTTATCCCCAACAATCAGAATAGTGAAGCTGGAACAATTATAGAAACGACAAAAAAAGCCATTATTGTTGCTACAGATGATAATGAAGCGATTGCGATTAAAGATATGCAATTGGCTGGGAAAAAGAGAATGTTAGCTGCCAACTATTTAAGTGGTGCGCAAAACACACTAGTAGGGAAGAAACTTATATGATAGAAAACGTGAGAAGTCTTGCATTTGATACGATACAAGATATTTTAAATGAAGGTGCATACAGTAATCTTCGAATCAATGAAGTGTTATCGGAAAATGACTTAAATGCTATGGATAAAGGTTTATTTACTGAAATTGTTTATGGAACTGTTAAACGAAAATATACATTAGACTTTTATTTGAAACCATTTGTAAAAACAAAAATAAAAGCATGGGTGCGTCAATTATTATGGATGAGCATTTATCAATATGTGTATTTGGATAAGGTGCCAAATCATGCCATTATTAATGAAGCAGTTGAAATTGCAAAAGAACGTGGTGGATTTCATAATGGTAATGTCGTAAATGGTATTTTACGCACAATCATGCGTAGTGAATTACCTGATTACAATGAAATAACAGATCCAAAGAAACGCATGGCGATAGAGTATAGTATGCCGAAATGGATTGTAGATCACTGGGTTACACATTATGGCTTGGAAGAAACAGAGTCAATCTTGCAATCATTTTTAAAATCTCCATCTACTACTGTACGTGCCAATTTAACACGTGCATCACTAGAAGATATTATTGCTAAATTGCAAAATGAAGG harbors:
- the fmt gene encoding methionyl-tRNA formyltransferase, giving the protein MTKIIFMGTPDFSTTVLEMLISEHDVIAVVTQPDRPVGRKRVMTPPPVKKVAMKYDLPVYQPEKLSGSKELEQLLQLDVDLIVTAAFGQLLPESLLSLPKLGAINVHASLLPKYRGGAPIHQAIIDGEKETGITIMYMVKKLDAGNIISQQAIKIEDNDNVGTMHDKLSVLGADLLKETLPSIIKGTNDSIPQEDDQATFASNIKREDERINWKQPGRQVFNQIRGLSPWPVAYTTMDDINLKIYDAELIPNNQNSEAGTIIETTKKAIIVATDDNEAIAIKDMQLAGKKRMLAANYLSGAQNTLVGKKLI
- a CDS encoding peptide deformylase, encoding MAIKKLVPASHPILTKTAQEVTKFDNSLKSLLNDLEDTMYAREAAGLCAPQIGKSFQVAIIDMEMEGLLQLINPKVISQSNETITDLEGSITLPDVYGEVTRSKMIVVESYDINGNKVELTAHEDVARMILHIIDQMNGIPFTERADRILTDKEMEAYFAHD
- a CDS encoding TM2 domain-containing protein — protein: MQVNKVIYILLALFLGSFGVHKFYAGKNMQGFLHLIFFWTVIPHILAIISAVITVFKPADEHGNVTL